The following coding sequences lie in one Anaerolineales bacterium genomic window:
- a CDS encoding helix-turn-helix transcriptional regulator, translated as MIGEGRRRRRQGHRTNGLRESALLLLLHRGPAHGYTLMEQLKEFGLGEIAPSVVYRVMRTMETLGWVVSTWDEEQTQGPPRRIYRITALGDKVLAAWVGELNETKEMLDHLVGAYHLHMEKGEGEYH; from the coding sequence ATGATTGGTGAAGGCCGGAGAAGGCGGCGGCAGGGTCATCGGACAAACGGGTTGCGCGAATCCGCACTGCTCCTGCTCCTGCATCGCGGGCCGGCGCACGGTTACACGCTGATGGAACAATTGAAGGAATTCGGGCTGGGGGAGATCGCTCCGAGCGTTGTTTACCGGGTGATGCGCACCATGGAGACTCTCGGATGGGTCGTTTCGACCTGGGATGAGGAACAAACCCAGGGACCGCCGCGCCGCATCTATCGCATCACCGCCCTGGGCGATAAGGTGCTTGCGGCTTGGGTGGGAGAGCTGAACGAGACCAAGGAGATGCTGGATCATTTGGTCGGGGCGTACCATCTTCATATGGAGAAAGGCGAGGGCGAATACCATTAA